The DNA sequence CAGAAGTAGAATCTAGtcatgatgaaaaaaaaaatctcattcaattagtaaattttaatatttttccttAGTCAATGTTTATTCTATAAGCAAGTTACTTTCTCTGTAGAGCTTTCTTCAGAGCCATCTTAACATCCCTGTTCCTCAGGCTGTAGATAAATGGGTTGAACATTGGGGAGACTACATTGTACACCATACTGGAAATCTTGTCCTTTTCCATGGAATAGCTTGAAGAAGGTCTAAAATACATGAAGAATATTGATCCATAGAAAAGTGTTACCACAATGAAGTGAGAAGAGCATGTAGAGAACATCTTAGATCTTCCATCAGTTGATTGCATCTTCAGGACGGTTTTGATGATGCAGATATAGGAGATTAGGATGATCACAAAGGGTGTCATTACTAACACAGCAGCTTCTGTAAAGAGCAACAGCATATTGATGGAAGTATCTGTGCAGGAAATCTGTAGCAATGGTATGTAGTCACAAAAAAAGTGCCTGATCTTGTGAGacttacagaaagaaagacggtaaATCAACAATGTGTGAAGCAAAGAATGCATAAAGCTGATGATCGTAGATGCAAACAACATGCTAAGACACACCTTCTTATTCATGATTGTGATATAATGAAGCGGATTACATATAGCAACATAGCGGTCAAATGCCATAATAGACAGAAGTACACATTCATCTACAGTAAAACCTACAAAGAAATAGAGTTGGGCAAGACAGCCGGAGAAAGAGATGGTCATCTTGTCAGAGACCATGTTACTTAACATTTTGGGGACAGTTACTGAAGTGATAGAAATATCCAGAAAAGAtaaaaaacagagaaataaatACATGGGGGTATGGAGCTGGGAATTCACATATATAACTGAGATTATGGTTCCATTCCCTAGCAAGTTAATCAGGTACATGGCCAAGAACACTGGAAAAAGTAAACGGTTTAGTTCTTCATAGTCCGTGGGTCCGTCAAGAAAAAATTCTGTAACTGTTGTCTCATTCCAATATTCCATGTTTTTCTCCTTACTATAGAAATTTAAGAAAAAGTTCACCTAATAGAAAAGTGTCACACTGTCAGTGGTATAAAAAGACCTCTTTCCAAGCTCCCAGTTGATATAAAGCTCTACCAGCTGAAGAACAAACttaaaagaaaatatgaaaatatctggaaaaacaggaaaaagtaaaccaattattaattttttaaaccatttttcagcTCATAAAGAAAATACAACTAGAAATACCATTCAGACCAATAAAAGTTAACTAGATCAAAGTGTTTCAAAATTGCCGCTTCAGAACAGCTGAATAGTGTAGAGTGATTTCACAAGCCAGATATATTTCAGCCAACCAAAAAGTGGGTATTTCAAGGGAAAGACTTGAATTGGGAGAGTTTGAGTAAAATTCAGCttatacaaaattcagcagtgaGATTATT is a window from the Geotrypetes seraphini chromosome 1, aGeoSer1.1, whole genome shotgun sequence genome containing:
- the LOC117368469 gene encoding olfactory receptor 5AS1-like, which gives rise to MEYWNETTVTEFFLDGPTDYEELNRLLFPVFLAMYLINLLGNGTIISVIYVNSQLHTPMYLFLCFLSFLDISITSVTVPKMLSNMVSDKMTISFSGCLAQLYFFVGFTVDECVLLSIMAFDRYVAICNPLHYITIMNKKVCLSMLFASTIISFMHSLLHTLLIYRLSFCKSHKIRHFFCDYIPLLQISCTDTSINMLLLFTEAAVLVMTPFVIILISYICIIKTVLKMQSTDGRSKMFSTCSSHFIVVTLFYGSIFFMYFRPSSSYSMEKDKISSMVYNVVSPMFNPFIYSLRNRDVKMALKKALQRK